The Atlantibacter hermannii genomic interval TTCATAGTGCGCAGGCTGTTTGTAGGCTTCACCTTTCTCTTTCATTTCCCAGAACGCGTCACGCTCGTGAACTTCCGGCACCATGGCAAAGTTATAGAACGGCGGTGGAGAAGCAATTGCCCACTCCAGCGTACGGCCGCCCCACGGGTCACCGGTCAGATCGCGGTTTTTGTTGCGGTCGCGAACGCTGACAAAGATCTGCAACACGATGCACAGAATACCGCAGGCAATCAGCAGCGCGCCGATTTCAGCCACGGACCATCAGCGGCATGAACATCGGGTCGATATCCTGGCTTACGCGACGGTCATACCCATGAAGCCCATGCGTACAGCGGCATAAAGGTCCACGAAGAAGCCGATGATCCAGAACCAGAAGGCGCGTTTGCCCCAGGTTTCGTTCATGGTGGTAACCAAACGCTTTCGGCCACCAGTAAGTCATACCTGCGAAGCAACCGAACACCACACCGCCGATGATAACGTTATGGAAGTGCGCAATCAGGAACAGACTGTTGTGCAATACGAAGTCCGCGCCCGGTACGGCCAGCAGTACGCCGGTCATACCACCGATAGAGAAGGTGACGATAAAGCCGATAGTCCACAGCATCGCTGAGTGGAACTGGATGCGGCCCTGGTACATGGTGAACAGCCAGTTGAAGATCTTCACCCCAGTCGGGATGGCGATAATCATCGTGGTGATACCAAAGAAGGCGTTAACGTTCGCGCCGCTGCCCATGGTGAAGAAGTGGTGCAGCAAACGATGAACGACAGAACCGTGATGGCGATGGTTGCCCACACCAGCGAGGTGTAACCAAACAGGCGCTTTCTGGAGAACGTCGAAGTGACTTCAGAGAACACGCCGAACACCGGCAGCACCAGAATGTAAACTTCCGGATGGCCCCACGCCCAGATCAGGTTCACGTACATCATCATGTTGCCGCCCATATCATTGGTAAAGAAATGGGTGCCCAGATAGCGGTCCAGGGTTAGCAACGCAATGGTGACGGTTAAAATCGGGAACGAAACAATAATCAGGACGTTAGTACACAGCGCAGTCCAGGTGAACACCGGCATTTTGAACATTGTCATGCCAGGCGCACGCATCTTCAGGATGGTCACGAAGAAGTTGATACCGGTCAGCGTCGTACCAATACCGGATAACTGAAGACTCCAGATCCAGTAATCGACCCCCACGCCAGGACTGTATTCAATCCCCGATAGCGGCGGATACGCAACCCAACCGGTCTGCGCGAACTCGCCGACCCCCAGGGAAACGTTCACCAGGATTACCCCGACCACCGTGAACCAGAAGCTCAGGTTGTTCAGGAACGGGTAGGCTACGTCACGCGCACCGATCTGCAACGGAACAACAATGTTCATCAGACCGATAACGAACGGCATCGCCACGAAGAAGATCATGATAACGCCGTGGGCGGTAAAGATCTGATCGTAGTGGTGCGGCGGCAGGAAGCCCGTTTCGCCAGCGGAAACCAACAGTTGTTGGGTTCGCATCATGATGGCGTCCGCGAAACCACGGACCAGCATCACAATCGCCACCAGGATGTACATAATCCCCAGGCGTTTATGGTCTACCGAAGTAAGCCACTCATTCCACAAATATGACCACTTACCGAAGTAAGTGATTGCTGCCAGTAACGCCGCACCTCCGACGATAATCGCAGCGACCGTAACCATGATAATGGGCTCATGGTACGGAATTGCATCCAGTGTAAGTTTTCCGAACATCGTATTATTCCTCGGCCCCTTAGTGAGAGGTTTCCGCGTGATTCATGTCCATGCCTTCGTGGGCGTTATGCTCCCCTTCAGACTGAGTCACGTCCATGCTTTTCCCGTGTCCCATGAATTTGTTGATGACATCAACAAACAGATTCGGTTTAACACTGGAGAAGTATTCGACTTTGTTAAATTCGCTTGGGGCCGCCAGTTTCTCGTAGGTCGTCATATCGTTCATGACCTGAGGAGATTGCTTGGCTTTAGCCACCCACTGGTTGAAGGTTTCGGTATCCGGTGTAGCAATAGCTTTAAACTTCATGCCGGAGAAACCTGCGCCACTGTAGTTAGCGGAAATACCGTCGTAGGTGCCAGCTTCGTTCGCGATCAGATGCAGTTTGGTCTGCATACCGGCCATTGCGTAAATCTGGCTGCCCAGGCGCGGAATAAAGAAGGAGTTCATCACCGAGTTAGAGGTGATTTTGAATTCCACCGGGGTGTTAGCCGGGAAGGCGATTTCATTTACCGTGGCGATACCCTGCTCCGGATAGATGAAGAACCATTTCCAGTCCATCGCAATAACTTCAATGGTTACCGGCTTCGCATCGTGCGCCAGCGGTTTGCTGGGTTCGAGCGAGTGCGTGGTTTTCCAGGTCAGTACCGCGAGGAAAATGATGATAAGGATAGGAATGGTCCAGACCACAGCTTCCACTTTGTTCGAGTGCGACCAGTTGGGGCTGTATTTAGCGTCTTTATTAGTTGCCCGATATTTCCAGGCAAAACCGATAGCCATCAAGATGGCAGGGATAACGACGATCAACATCAGCCCGAGGGCGGTCAGTATCAACGAACGTTGCTCGAGTCCAATCTGTCCTTTTGGGTTGAGAAGCGCAGAATCACAGCCACTGAGTAATACAGTACCCGCGATTAATGACAACAATCCCAAACTTTTATTGTATTTCCTGAGTCTCATTTAACGACCTCAATTCAGGGGGGATTCTGGTGGCGGTTAAAGTGTGCCGGCATTTTACGGGAAGGTTACAACACTGTAAACATTAATGGCATTCTGTCAGCGAGGTGTTACCGTGTTCTGCCATACCTATCACAGATGTTGCGACTTATTTCAAATATACAGTAAAAATGCGCCCTGGCGGGCGTTATAACAAATCAGGATTGTTAAATTTTTTCTGGCGGGTAATTGGTATAACCAATCCGGGTGATAAACAAAAACTTAACAAAAAAATATCAAATATAAGACAAATACTTCACGGAAAATTAATCTAAGACAGGCTGAATCGATAAAGGGAAATTATTGCGCGGTTTTCGGTTTATAAATTCCAAAATTTTTAAGGGCACAAAAAAACAATTTTTTGTTAATGCGCTAACGTGCCGCTGTTATTTTCGTTACCATGCGTGATTACCACGCTAAATAACGAAAATAACGTTCATTATTTAAGCTAAATTAACGTTACGGCGTCTTTTTTAACGCCATAAAGTCCAGCAATGCGCCCATAAGAATGCCGCACAGCGCCAGCAGCATACCCACCTCAAGCAGAACAATTTCTATTGACCAGTCAGTCACCTGTAGCGCGTTCGCGATCAACACCAGCAACCACAGCAGCAGAATGACGAGGCTCGCAAGCAGCACTTTTAACGCCAGTCGATAGGCACCCGCATAGTGCGCGCGCGGCATAAAAGCTTCGGTTTGTTGGGCATACTCAAGCGTTTTACGGCACACCAGCAGCAGTACAATGCCGGGCACAGCAGCGAACACCGAAAACAGATAAAAGTTCGCCCAGCCGTGGGCTTCCACAAACCAGCCGGCAACCGGGCCTACATAAACGCGACCTACCGCAGACAGGGCAGAGAGCAGCGCGAACTGGGTGGCTGAAAAGGATTTATTGCATAGCGTCATGAGAAGCGCGACAAACGCTGTCGTTCCCATGCCGCCGCACAGGTTTTCAAAAAATACCGCGCTCGCCATCGAGATCATATGTTTGTCGGTAATCGACAGCAGCCAGTAGCCGGCGTTGGATACGCCCTGAAGAATGCCGAAAATCAGCAATGCGCGAAACAGCGTTAGACGCTGCATCAGCACTCCGCCGTATAGCGCACCCACGATGGTGGCGAACAGGCCGAGAGATTTATTCACCATGCCGACTTCGCCAGCGTTAAAACCCACGCCGCGAATCAGGAAAGTGGTGGTAAGGCTCATGGCGAAAGCATCGCCCAGCTTATACAGCACAATGAGCAGCAGGATCAGCCAGGCGTTATTACGCCCAAAGAAGTCACGCAGTGGTGCAACGACTGCTTGCTGGAGCGTTTTAGGAACCGGTATCGCGTCGCTGGGTTCCGGGGCCAGCCAGGTGGCGATAATGCAGGGATCAGCAGTGCAGCCATCAGCCAGTAAGTGGCCTGCCAGCCGAGCCAGCGGTCAGCCAGCCAGAGCGCCAGCCCGCCGGAAACCAGCATTGCCAGACGATAACCCAGCACGCTAATGGCCGCGCCGGTGCCGCGTTCTTCTGGCGGTAGTACGTCGGTTTTCCACGCATCGAAAACAATATCCTGCGAGGCAGAGCAGAAGGCGATGATCACCGCCAGCGCCGCCATCCAGCGCAGTTGCGTGGAGGGTTCCAGAAAGCCCATCGCAGCAATGGCGATCAAAAAGCAGCACTTGTGTAATCAACAGCCAACCGCGACGCCGCCCCAGCAGCGGGGCGTAAAGCGATCCATGGCAGGCGACCACAGAAATTTAAAGACATACGCCTGGCCGACCAGAGAGAAAAAACCAATGGTTTTTAAATCGATATTCTCCACCGTCATCCAGGCCTGCAGGGTTCCGGACGTCAGGGCCAGCGGCAGGCCGGAAGCGAAGCCCAGCATCAGCAAAATGGCTGATTTAGGCTGCTGAAAAATGCGTAAATAGTGATTGGGCATTGGAAAGGTAAAGGCCCGGCAAGCCGGGCCTCTCGGTCAATTAGCGAGCGTTTTGCTTAATGAAATCATGCACGCTGGTGTCCTGCGCCATGTCGGCGATGGTGTCGGTCAGGACAGAGTTAACGGCATTGGCGATGTTTTTATTGGTCGCCTGGAATGCGCCTTCCACGTTGTAGCTTGCGCGATAATTTTTGGTCATCTTGTTGCCGTTATTCGCCACAGCGACGATAGAAATATCGGCTTTGGTGGCGATGTTATAACGCACATTACCCTGAGAAACGTCTGCATACAGTTGGTTAACGATGATCTGCAACTGAACGGCGCCGTTTGGACCAATCATGTAACCGCGCGCGCTCATCTGTTTCTCAAGCACTTCCTGCAACAGGAAGCGAAGATCGCGTGAGGCAGTGAGGGTGACGATTTGGTTGTCACGGGTCACTTTAGACAGCGCCTGGTCCTGACGCTGGTCGGCACCGTTAATGCTAATGGTGACGCCCATCAGGCTCGGATCCTGCTGCGGCAAAGCGATATTGGGTGAAACATCAATAGTTGTCGGCGGCGTTGCGCATCCGGCCAACATAAACAGGGCAATCAGCGGGAAGAGAAGTTTTTTTAACATTTCAGGGTCTCAACGTACATGTAAGCCAATAAAAGAAAATTCTCGCCATCATAGCATCGCCAACGGCGAGGGGAAGTAGCAACGCACGTAAATTCATCGCGTTGAGTTTTTTATAACCGACCAACATGTTTTCACGGCGAGCAACCTTTTGTCAGGCGCTTGAGGTAGGGTAATTCACAGGTTACGATGAGAAAATGGGACGAAAGCTAAATATTTGTTGATAAATTGTTATGGTGCCAGGAAAGGCGACTAACATTTAAAGTGATGGATAGCATCGCAGCGTTGTCAGAGGAGCGAAATCATGATGATACGTGAGCAAATAGAAACAAAACTCAGGGCAGCGTTTGAACCCGTATTCCTCGAAGTTGTGGATGAAAGCTATCGCCATAATGTTCCGGCCGGCTCGGAAAGTCATTTCAAAGTCGTTCTGGTCAGCGATCGTTTTGTTGGGGAACGTTTTCTAAACCGACACCGCATGATTTACGGTACGTTGACGGAGGAACTGGCAAGCACCGTACATGCTTTAGCCCTTCATACCTACAGCACCAAAGAGTGGGAAAGTTTGCAGGATACTCTTTTTGCTTCTCCTCCTTGTCGAGGTGCTGGAACCATAGCCTGAACAATGGATTTGCAACAACAGGACATTTTCCAGTATGTTGCGCCAGACAGAGTTTCTAAGAAACGGCCTGCGGGCCGTTTTGTTTTGCCTGAAAAATGTGCAAAAAGGCGGATTTCAGGCGTGACTCCGCCGGGAATTGTGAAAAAAGCCACAGAGTCGTGTGGTTGCTTTTCTCGACTCACCATAGTGATGCCGCTATAATGCTGCGTCTTATTTTTCGGAATGTCTTCGGGATGATTCTGACGACAGGGAATGTGATTCTGATTCAGAAGGCATCCTGGTTCTGCGAAGCGAATAATCAACGGCTTCCAGAGTTGACCGAGCACTGTGATTTTTTGAGGTAACAAGATGCAAGTTTCAGTTGAAACCACTCAGGGCCTTGGGCGCCGTGTAACGATTACTATCGCTGCTGACAGCATCGAAAACGCTGTGAAAAGCGAGCTGGTCAACGTGGCGAAAAAAGTACGCATTGACGGTTTTCGTAAGGGCAAAGTACCGATGAACGTTGTTGCTCAGCGTTATGGCGCATCCGTGCGTCAGGACGTGCTGGGCGACCTGATGAGCCGTCATTTCGTTGACGCTATCATTAAAGAAAAAATCAATCCGGCTGGCGCGCCGAACTATGTTCCGGGCGAATACAAACTGGGCGAAGACTTTACCTACGCGGTTGAGTTCGAAGTTTACCCGGAAGTCGAACTGAAAGATCTCGAATCCATTGAAGTTGTTAAGCCGGTTGTTGAAGTGACCGACGAAGACGTTGATGGCATGCTGGACACGCTGCGCAAACAGCAGGCGACCTGGACTGAAACCACCGAAGCGGCTGGCGATGAAGATCGCGTAACCATCGACTTCACCGGTTCTGTTGACGGCGAAGAGTTCGAAGGCGGCAAAGCGTCTGATTTCGTACTGGCAATGGGCCAGGGTCGTATGATCCCGGGCTTCGAAGAAGGTATCAAAGGCCACAAAGCGGGTGACGAGTTCACCATCGATGTGACTTTCCCGGAAGAATACCACGCTGAAAACCTGAAAGGTAAAGCGGCTAAATTCGTGATCAACCTGAAAAAAGTTGAGCAGCGTGAACTGCCGGAACTGACCGAAGAATTCATCAAACGTTTCGGCGTTGAAGATGGTTCCATCGCAGGCCTGCGTACCGAAGTACGTAAAAATATGGATCGTGAGCTGAAAGGCGCGGTGCGTAACCGCATCAAGTCTCAGGCGATCGAAGGCCTGGTAAAAGCTAACGACATCGACGTACCGGCTGCGCTGATCGACGGCGAAATCGACGTGCTGCGCCGTCAGGCTGCACAGCGTTTCGGCGGCAACGAGAAACAAGCGCTGGAACTGCCGCGCGAGCTGTTTGAAGAGCAAGCGAAACGCCGTGTGGTTGTGGGCCTGCTGCTGGGCGAAGTGATTCGTACCAACGAGCTGAAAGCCGACGACGAGCGCGTAAAAGCGCTGATCGAAGAAATGGCATCTGCTTACGAAGATCCGAGCGAAGTTATCGAGTTCTACAGCAAAAACAAAGAGCTGATGGACAACATGCGTAACGTTGCCCTGGAAGAGCAGGCTGTTGAAGCGGTACTGGCGAAAGCGAAAGTGACCGAGCAAGCGACCACCTTTAACGAACTGATGAACCAGCAGGCATAAGCCTCCCGGAACCGCAGTGAGTTGTAAAAGGCCCGTCCGATTGCGACGGGCTTTTTTTCGTCTGAAGTTAGCGCAAGGACGGATAAACCAGAGTTTCAATATTCGCGTAACATGAAAAGATTGTTATGCTTGAAACTTAGGGTGCTGAACCCCATAAATCTGGATATATCCGCATCAACAAACCCAAAATTTGATCTATTGTGGGTAGGGACTCTGGCTGATAATCCGTCCTGAAGGGTGACAAGACCCGGTAGCGTGGTCATTCGTCACGGTCTCAAGTAAAATTGGTGCAGCAGATTACGTAAATTTTTTCCAGGAGACGGAAATGTCATACAGCGGCGAACGAGAAGTAATGGCACCCCATATGGCCCTGGTGCCAATGGTTGTTGAACAAACATCACGTGGTGAGCGTTCTTACGATATTTTTTCCCGTCTGCTCAAGGAACGCGTTATCTTTTTAACCGGTCAGGTTGAAGATCACATGGCAAACCTGATTGTGGCGCAGATGCTGTTTCTGGAAGCGGAAAACCCAGAAAAAGATATTTACCTCTATATTAACTCCCCGGGCGGGGTGATCACGGCGGGTATGTCTATTTATGACACCATGCAGTTTATCAAACCTGACGTGAGCACGATTTGTATGGGCCAGGCGGCATCAATGGGCGCATTCCTGTTGACCGCAGGGGCAAAAGGCAAACGTTTCTGTCTGCCTAACTCCCGCGTTATGATCCACCAGCCGTTAGGCGGTTATCAGGGTCAGGCAACGGATATCGAGATCCACGCGCGTGAAATTTTGAAAGTTAAAGCGCGTATGAATGAACTAATGGCGCAGCACACAGGTCAACCGCTAGAGCAGATCGAAAGAGATACCGAGCGCGACCGTTTCCTCTCTGCAGATCAGGCTGTAGAGTATGGACTGGTTGACTCCATTTTAACTCACCGCCAGTGATACCTGCGGCAATGGGCCGCTATACTATAGAGTATCAGTTGGCGGCTCATTGTGCGCAAACTCCGGTTTGCGCCTGAGAATGGCATTGCGTCGTCGTGTGCGGCACAAAGAACAGAAAAGAGGTTTTGACTCATGACAGATAAGCGCAAAGACGGCTCAGGCAAACTGCTGTACTGCTCTTTTTGCGGCAAGAGCCAGCACGAAGTGCGTAAACTGATTGCTGGCCCGTCAGTGTATATCTGCGACGAGTGTGTCGATTTATGCAACGACATTATTCGCGAAGAGATTAAAGAAGTGGCGCCGCACCGCGAACGTAGCGCGTTGCCGACGCCGCATGAAATTCGTAACCATCTGGACGATTACGTTATCGGCCAGGAACAGGCGAAAAAAGTCCTGGCGGTTGCGGTATATAACCACTACAAACGCCTGCGCAACGGTGACAGCTCCAACGGTGTTGAACTGGGCAAGAGCAACATTTTGCTCATCGGTCCAACCGGTAGCGGTAAAACCTTGCTGGCCGAAACGCTGGCTCGCCTGCTTGACGTACCGTTCACCATGGCAGACGCCACCACCCTGACCGAAGCCGGTTATGTGGGTGAGGACGTTGAAAACATCATTCAGAAGCTGCTGCAGAAATGCGACTACGATGTGCAAAAAGCCCAGCGCGGCATTGTATACATCGATGAAATCGACAAGATTTCCCGTAAGTCGGACAATCCGAGCATCACTCGCGATGTGTCCGGTGAAGGCGTCCAGCAGGCACTGCTGAAACTGATTGAAGGCACCGTCGCTGCCGTTCCGCCACAGGGCGGGCGTAAGCATCCGCAGCAAGAATTTTTGCAGGTTGATACCTCTAAAATCCTGTTTATTTGCGGCGGCGCATTTGCCGGTCTCGATAAAGTTATCGCCAACCGTGTGGAAACGGGCTCTGGCATCGGCTTTGGCGCGACGGTAAAAGGCAAATCTCAGAAAGCGACGGAAGGCGAGCTGCTGACTCAGGTAGAACCGGAAGATTTGATTAAATTTGGTCTCATCCCTGAATTTATCGGTCGTCTGCCGGTAGTTGCCACGCTGAGCGAGCTCAGCGAAGAAGCGCTGATCCAGATCCTCAAAGAGCCGAAAAACGCCCTGACCAAACAGTATCAGGCGCTGTTTAATCTGGAAGGTGTTGAGCTGGAGTTCCGCGACGAAGCGCTGGAAGCGATTGCCAAAAAAGCGATGTCCCGTAAAACCGGCGCGCGCGGCCTGCGTTCCATCGTGGAAGGCGCGCTGCTCGATACCATGTACGATCTGCCGTCCATGGAAGATGTCGAGAAAGTGGTGATTGACGAGTCAGTCATCGGCGGTCAGTCAGAACCGCTGCTCATTTACGGCAAGCCGGAAGCGCAGCAGGCATCAGGCGAATAATTCACCTGTTGTGACAATCAGTTAAAAATTATAAGGGGGATTTTGTCCCCCTTTTATTTTTCCTGTATACCTGACATTGAATGTCCAGGAAACATCCCCATATACTGTTCTACTTGTTGGTGATGCCGTGAATTTCACGTGCGCCCCATCGCCTGGCGGAAACTAAACTAAGAGAGAGCTCTATGAATCCTGAGCGTTCTGAACGCATTGAAATCCCCGTGTTGCCGTTGCGCGACGTGGTGGTTTATCCGCACATGGTTATCCCTTTGTTCGTGGGACGGGAGAAATCTATCCGCTGCCTGGAAGCCGCAATGGATCATGACAAAAAAGTCATGCTGGTTGCGCAGAAAGAAGCGTCGACAGATGAGCCGGGTGTGAATGATTTGTTTACCGTGGAACCGTGGCGTCTATTTTGCAGATGCTGAAGCTCCCCGACGGTACCGTAAAAGTATTGGTCGAAGGTTTGCAGCGTGCGCGCATTACCGCGCTCTCTGACGATGGCGAGCACTTCTCTGCCCGGGCAGAATACCTGGAATCTCCCGCTATCGAAGAACGCGAGCAAGAGGTGCTGGTTCGCACCGCGATCAGTCAGTTTGAAGGCTACATTAAGCTTAACAAAAAGATCCCGCCTGAAGTGCTGACTTCGCTGAACAGCATCGACGACCCTGCGCGTCTCGCTGATACCATCGCTGCACATATGCCGTTGAAACTGGCCGATAAACAATCCGTGCTGGAAATGTCCGACGTGAATGAGCGTCTGGAATATCTGATGGCGATGATGGAATCGGAAATCGATCTGCTGCAGGTTGAGAAACGCATTCGTAACCGCGTTAAAAAGCAGATGGAGAAAAGCCAGCGCGAGTACTATCTGAATGAGCAAATGAAAGCCATTCAGAAAGAACTGGGCGAAATGGACGATGCGCCGGATGAAAACGAAGCCTTAAAACGCAAAATCGACGCGGCCAAAATGCCGAAAGAGGCGAAAGAAAAAGCCGACGCTGAGTTGATGAAGCTGAAAATGATGTCGCCGATGTCCGCAGAAGCGACCGTAGTGCGCAGCTACATCGAATGGATGGTTCAGGTTCCGTGGAACGCGCGCAGTAAAGTCAAAAAAGACCTGCGCCAGGCCCAGGAAATTCTGGATACCGATCACTACGGCCTGGGCCGCGTGAAAGATCGCATCCTCGAATACCTTGCTGTACAGAGCCGCGTCAATAAAATTAAAGGCCCGATCCTCTGTCTGGTTGGACCGCCGGGGGTAGGTAAAACCTCGCTGGGCCAGTCCATCGCTCGCGCGACCGGACGTAAATACGTACGTATGGCGCTGGGCGGCGTGCGTGATGAAGCGGAAATCCGCGGACACCGCCGTACTTACATCGGTTCTATGCCGGGTAAACTGATCCAGAAGATGGCCAAAGTTGGGGTTCGCAACCCGCTGTTCCTGTTGGATGAGATCGACAAAATGTCGTCTGACATGCGCGGCGATCCGGCTTCGGCGCTGCTTGAAGTGCTGGATCCAGAACAGAACGTGGCGTTTAACGATCACTATCTGGAAGTGGATTACGATCTCAGCGATGTAATGTTCGTAGCGACGTCCAACTCCATGAATATCCCTGCGCCGCTGCTGGACCGTATGGAAGTGATTCGCCTGTCGGGCTATACCGAAGATGAAAAGCTGAACATTGCTAAACGCCATCTGTTGCCAAAACAGATTGAACGTAACGCCCTGAAAAAAGGCGAAATTACGGTAGACGATAGCGCAATCATCGGCATCATCCGTTATTACACTCGTGAAGCGGGCGTGCGTGGGCTTGAGCGTGAAATTTCCAAACTGTGCCGCAAAGCGGTTAAACAGTTGCTGCTGGAAAAAGACCTTAAGCACATCGAAATTAATGGCGATAATCTGAAAGATTTCCTGGGCGTTCAGCGCTTTGACTATGGCCGTGCCGACAACGAAAACCGCGTCGGTCAGGTTACCGGTCTGGCATGGACTGAAGTTGGCGGCGATCTGTTGACCATCGAAACCGCCTGCGTACCGGGTAAAGGTAAGCTGACCTATACCGGATCGTTGGGCGAAGTGATGCAGGAATCTATTCAGGCGGCCCTGACCGTGGTGCGCGCGCGCGCTGAAAAACTGGGTATTAATTCCGATTTTTACGAGAAGCGCGACATTCACGTTCACGTACCGGAAGGCGCGACGCCGAAAGACGGCCCGAGCGCGGGTATTGCGATGTGTACCGCGCTGGTTTCCTGTCTGACGGGTAACCCGGTGCGCGCCGATGTCGCGATGACGGGTGAAATCACGCTGCGCGGGCAGGTGCTGCCCATCGGCGGTTTGAAAGAAAAACTGCTGGCTGCGCACCGTGGCGGTATTAAGACTGTCCTCATTCCTTACGAAAATAAACGCGATCTGGAAGAGATCCCGGATAACGTCATCGCCGATTTGGATATCCATCCGGTGAAACGTATTGAAGAGGTTTTAACCCTGGCGTTGCAGAATGAACCCTCGGGAATGCAGGTTGTCACGTCAAAATAGTGACCTGACGCAAACTGCATAGATAAAATCAGAGCTGGTAAGCGATTTGGTGCTTGCCAGCTTTTTTTTGTATCGCTAATTTAGATGGCTGACTGCTTATGGCATCAACCAATGCTGTTGTAAGGGCATGACAGGCCTGATATAACTGCTGCGCGGTCGCTTCATGAAGGATTCGGGAGCGATATAAATAATAAAGAGAGGAAGAGAAGAGTGAATAAATCTCAACTGATAGACAAAATTGCCGCTGGTGCTGATATTTCTAAAGCCGCGGCTGGACGTGCGTTAGATGCTTTGATTGGCTCTGTTACTGATTCTCTGAAATCCGGAGATGAAGTGGCTTTAGTTGGTTTTGGTACTTTCTCTGTTCGTGAGCGTGCAGCCCGTACTGGCCGCAACCCGCA includes:
- the ampG_3 gene encoding AmpG muropeptide MFS transporter, which produces MPNHYLRIFQQPKSAILLMLGFASGLPLALTSGTLQAWMTVENIDLKTIGFFSLVGQAYVFKFLWSPAMDRFTPRCWGGVAVGC
- the tig gene encoding trigger factor encodes the protein MQVSVETTQGLGRRVTITIAADSIENAVKSELVNVAKKVRIDGFRKGKVPMNVVAQRYGASVRQDVLGDLMSRHFVDAIIKEKINPAGAPNYVPGEYKLGEDFTYAVEFEVYPEVELKDLESIEVVKPVVEVTDEDVDGMLDTLRKQQATWTETTEAAGDEDRVTIDFTGSVDGEEFEGGKASDFVLAMGQGRMIPGFEEGIKGHKAGDEFTIDVTFPEEYHAENLKGKAAKFVINLKKVEQRELPELTEEFIKRFGVEDGSIAGLRTEVRKNMDRELKGAVRNRIKSQAIEGLVKANDIDVPAALIDGEIDVLRRQAAQRFGGNEKQALELPRELFEEQAKRRVVVGLLLGEVIRTNELKADDERVKALIEEMASAYEDPSEVIEFYSKNKELMDNMRNVALEEQAVEAVLAKAKVTEQATTFNELMNQQA
- the bolA gene encoding putative transcriptional regulator; translation: MMIREQIETKLRAAFEPVFLEVVDESYRHNVPAGSESHFKVVLVSDRFVGERFLNRHRMIYGTLTEELASTVHALALHTYSTKEWESLQDTLFASPPCRGAGTIA
- the ampG_1 gene encoding muropeptide transporter, which encodes MLYKLGDAFAMSLTTTFLIRGVGFNAGEVGMVNKSLGLFATIVGALYGGVLMQRLTLFRALLIFGILQGVSNAGYWLLSITDKHMISMASAVFFENLCGGMGTTAFVALLMTLCNKSFSATQFALLSALSAVGRVYVGPVAGWFVEAHGWANFYLFSVFAAVPGIVLLLVCRKTLEYAQQTEAFMPRAHYAGAYRLALKVLLASLVILLLWLLVLIANALQVTDWSIEIVLLEVGMLLALCGILMGALLDFMALKKTP
- the cyoB_1 gene encoding cytochrome o ubiquinol oxidase subunit I translates to MAEIGALLIACGILCIVLQIFVSVRDRNKNRDLTGDPWGGRTLEWAIASPPPFYNFAMVPEVHERDAFWEMKEKGEAYKQPAHYEEIHMPKNSAAGIYIGLFSTIFGFAMIWHIWWLAIVGFAGIVITWIAKSFDEDVDYYVPVATVEKLENQHFDEITKAGLKNVN
- the cyoB_3 gene encoding cytochrome o ubiquinol oxidase subunit I yields the protein MFGKLTLDAIPYHEPIIMVTVAAIIVGGAALLAAITYFGKWSYLWNEWLTSVDHKRLGIMYILVAIVMLVRGFADAIMMRTQQLLVSAGETGFLPPHHYDQIFTAHGVIMIFFVAMPFVIGLMNIVVPLQIGARDVAYPFLNNLSFWFTVVGVILVNVSLGVGEFAQTGWVAYPPLSGIEYSPGVGVDYWIWSLQLSGIGTTLTGINFFVTILKMRAPGMTMFKMPVFTWTALCTNVLIIVSFPILTVTIALLTLDRYLGTHFFTNDMGGNMMMYVNLIWAWGHPEVYILVLPVFGVFSEVTSTFSRKRLFGYTSLVWATIAITVLSFIVCCTTSSPWAAARTLTPSLVSPR
- the cyoB_2 gene encoding cytochrome o ubiquinol oxidase subunit I; translated protein: MGSGANVNAFFGITTMIIAIPTGVKIFNWLFTMYQGRIQFHSAMLWTIGFIVTFSIGGMTGVLLAVPGADFVLHNSLFLIAHFHNVIIGGVVFGCFAGMTYWWPKAFGYHHERNLGQTRLLVLDHRLLRGPLCRCTHGLHGYDRRVSQDIDPMFMPLMVRG
- the yajG gene encoding lipoprotein YajG precursor translates to MLKKLLFPLIALFMLAGCATPPTTIDVSPNIALPQQDPSLMGVTISINGADQRQDQALSKVTRDNQIVTLTASRDLRFLLQEVLEKQMSARGYMIGPNGAVQLQIIVNQLYADVSQGNVRYNIATKADISIVAVANNGNKMTKNYRASYNVEGAFQATNKNIANAVNSVLTDTIADMAQDTSVHDFIKQNAR
- the cyoA gene encoding cytochrome o ubiquinol oxidase subunit II; this translates as MRLRKYNKSLGLLSLIAGTVLLSGCDSALLNPKGQIGLEQRSLILTALGLMLIVVIPAILMAIGFAWKYRATNKDAKYSPNWSHSNKVEAVVWTIPILIIIFLAVLTWKTTHSLEPSKPLAHDAKPVTIEVIAMDWKWFFIYPEQGIATVNEIAFPANTPVEFKITSNSVMNSFFIPRLGSQIYAMAGMQTKLHLIANEAGTYDGISANYSGAGFSGMKFKAIATPDTETFNQWVAKAKQSPQVMNDMTTYEKLAAPSEFNKVEYFSSVKPNLFVDVINKFMGHGKSMDVTQSEGEHNAHEGMDMNHAETSH
- the ampG_2 gene encoding peptidoglycan monomer (N-acetylglucosamine-1,6-anhydro-N-acetylmuramic acid-tetrapeptide) uptake protein (major facilitator superfamily protein) — its product is MGFLEPSTQLRWMAALAVIIAFCSASQDIVFDAWKTDVLPPEERGTGAAISVLGYRLAMLVSGGLALWLADRWLGWQATYWLMAALLIPALSPPGWPRNPATRYRFLKRSSKQSLHHCVTSLGVITPG